ACGAGTTCATTATAAAGAATATTTTTCAACCTGTTTATGAACGATATATTGAAGAATTAAGAAAACTCAATCAGATAGATTTTACGGATGCGATACTGCAAGCTACCGATATATGCCGTTCACTTCACCCTGTGAGATACGATTATATTATTGTCGATGAATTTCAAGATATATCGTTTGATCGCTACAATTTTTTGAAAGCTCTTAGAGAAGGTAATCCACCTGCTAAACTATACTGTGTCGGAGATGATTGGCAATCAATATATCGTTTCTCCGGCAGTGACATGGCTCTCTTTAATAGTTTCCAAGATTTCTTTGGTCATACTGATATAAACAAGATTGAAACCACATACCGCTTTGGCGAACCGTTGGTCAGCCTATCATCGCAATTCATACAACAGAACGGAACACAAATAAAAAAGGACATACATCCATACAATCCGGAAACCAAGACCGAATTGTTCTTTTACGAGTATGACCGAGCCAATTATTGCAACGTTATCGAACAGTTGGTTGCGTCAATTCCTTTGGACAAATCTATTTTTTTGTTAGGACGATATTCATTCGATGATTACTATCTGTCATACAGGTATCAATCCACGAAAGAGGGCAACAGATTTTACTACTTTATCGGAAACAGGAAAATAGAGTTTCTGACAGCCCATAAATCCAAAGGTCTTGAAGCGGACTATGTGATAATTCTCCAATGTAATAAGGACACATATGGATTTCCGTCCCTGGTCAATGATGACCCTGTGCTAAATTATGTTTTGACAAAGAGCGACCAATATCCTTATGGCGAAGAAAGGAGATTGTTCTATGTTGCAATTACAAGGGCGAAGATAAGGACTTTCGTATTATATGACAAGCGTTTTCCGTCTGTGTTTGTTGATGAAATTCTGCATCCCGAAAAAATTACAGAAAAAAGTTATGAAAAGCATCCAAATGCGAATAAAAGATGGACACGCAATGCCGATAACTTTCTAATGACGCTGTATCATGAGGGGAAAAGCATAAAATATATTGCAGCAAAAATGGGAAGAAGCCAAACATCAATAGTGATGCGTTTAGGAAAACTTGAAGGGAACAAATAACTAAAAACCATTGTGTATTATGATACCCCTTCGATATAATCGTATCGGAGGGGTATCATATGTCAGAATTTGAGGATGATTCCGGCATTTGCAACGAATCCGTCAAGGGGGGCGTATATGTCACGGAATTCGGGATTGCTGATGCTTCCTGTATATATGGTGTCAAAGCGGGTCTGTCTGCGGTCGGTGAAGTTCTCGAAGTTGGCGTATATAGAGAATTTATCCCAAATCTTCTGTATCATGAACCCCATCGTCACATAGTCCTTTCCCATCAATCCGTCAGTGAGATGCTGCTCGCCGACATAGTACAGCTCATATCCTATCCTCCAGCTGTCCTCTACCTCATACATCAGCATAGAGTTCAGGCGATGTTTCGGAGTGAGGGTTTTCCTGTGGTTCATGCCGTTTTCCTTTATCCTGGCATCGGTGTAGGTGTATCCGAGAAAGAGACTGAAATCAGAGTACATCACTTTTACGTTAGTCTCAGCACCTTTGCTGTTCATGTTGCCTGCGATGTTGTAGAAACGGTACAGGCCGTCGGACTCTTTTTTGAGTTCGAGCGGGTGACGGAGATAGGTATAGAAGAAGAGCTGATTCACAGTGAATAGTACACGTCCGTCGGCTATGGAGGTGCGGTAGTTGAAATCAAGGTTGGCTCCGTAGCTACGTTCGAGCTTATTGAATTCCTTGTCGATAGGGAGCACGTTCTCATATTGCAGCCTTTCGCTCTCTTCCGAGAATATTGACGGTGGCTTGTAGCCGAATCCTCCGCCTATGCGTGTGGAGAACTTATTGTTGAACCTGTATAGGGCTGATATGCGTGGCAGTATTGCAAAGCCGTAGTCGTGAACGTAATCTCCGCGCAAGCCGCTTTCAATTACCATGTTTTCGCTGATGTTGACGGTGTTCTGAACGAAGGCTCCGAAAGTGTTCAGGCTGAAGTCCCTGGCAGGGATGGATGTGAGCTGCTTTTCATCGAAGTGTTCGGTCCAGGCGTTGGCTCCGGCAATCCATTCGCATTTCTCTCGGGTGTTGATGTATGACAATTCGCTGAATGATGACCACTGGTCGCCTTTGAAGCGGTAGTCAGGGATCTCTAATCTGCGGCGGAACAATGTCACACTGTTCTTTACATTGAGACTGCTGTTGCCATTTAGCTTGTGTTTTACATTCAGTCGTGAGGAGTAGCGTTGGGAGCTGTTTTTCTCGAAATACGGATGGTCGGAGGTGTGACCGTGCTTTATGTAGTGTATGTCGCCTCCCAGACGGTCCTCGATCATAGCTTCTATGCCGAGGCTTGCGATGGTGTTTTCGCTTGGGTAGAGGAATATGGTGGGATTGAGTGTGAACCGGTCAAATTCAGGTATGGCGGTAAATCCTACATCGGATGGGTCATATGCCCAGTTGCGGTTGTAGGAGGCAAAGACTGTGGTGCCTGCTTTGTTGAAACGTTGAGAGTAGAATGTGTTCACATCAAGCCCTTTAGCTGTGGTGCCGTTGAGCTGAACCTGGAAATCACGCTTTTCTTCAGGGGTCTTTGACACAAGATTGACAAGACCTGCTATGGCTCCGCCGCCATAAAGCGTACTTGATGAGCCTTTGATAATCTCAACCTGTTTGAGATCAAGCGGAGGTGTCTGTAAAAGCCCCAGACCGGCAGCCGCGCCCGAGAAGACCGGAAATCCGTCTTTCAGTATCTGAGTGTATTTCCCGTCAAGTCCCTGTATCTTTATGAGGGAGTTGCCCGATATAGCCGATGTCTGTTGGGTCTGTATGCCGGTGCTTTCGCTGAGGAGCATACGGATGTCGCCAGGTTTCATGAGGCTCTTTTCTTCCAGTTCCTCTGAGCCGATGAACTCCACGCGTGTAGGGAGGTCATTGAATGTGCGTGTGCCGCGAGTGGCTGTTACCACCACCTCTTCAAGCTCGTTTTCTTCCTCTTCCAAGGATATTATGACAGTTTTGTCGGGTGATTGAAGCGGGAATGTGAATTTTTTTCGTTCAGTCTCGAATCCGGTGCATGAGAATATGATGGTGTGTGTGCCGTCAGGGATACCTGTGATGGTTACAATCCCTTCTGCATCGGACATTGCCCCTTTGTTGCTGCCTTGCAGGATGGCTGTGGCTCCGATAAGGGTTTCGCCACAATCTCCGTCGATGATTTTGGCTTTGAATATGTTTTGTGCACAGACTGACTGTAGCGATAAAAGCATTATCGCTATGAATATAGATAGTTTTTTCATTGTTAAGATGATTTATGATTGGTGTGGAAATACGGGTCACGACTGTATTAGTCATGACCATGTTATTACTGACCGATAATAGTCGTTTAACAATGGACAGGAGGGGGCGTGTCGACCGATATGAAAATGTAGGGGATCTTGTCGGATGCCGGTAGCAGGTAGTCTATGTGTGCATAATTGATATGGACGGCGGTTGTAGTCCGGGGTGTCACTACGAATCCCGAACAGGTGGTGCATGCTATGAACGGTGAGCAGCAATTGCAATCGCTGTCACATTCTTTTCCGCAATTGTCATCGGCACAGGAACACTTAGTTTCATGCAGCACACATGTGTCATGCTCAAATGCAGGAGCTGTGCACATAAGCATAATAAAGGTGGCTAATATGAATGAGATAAAGCGCATGAGTAGAGCGTGCCGTTCTGAAATCCGTCTGCAAAGGTACAAAAAATGACGGAAAATTAAAAAAAATTAAAAAAAAATAAAAAGCAGAGTTCATGCAGTCATGATTTAAGGTATTGCTAACATCAGGGAGGATGGTTGATGTGAATTTTTTATGTTTTTAGTGCACATTCTGACTGTGGGATGATGCAAGGTATGGACGATTTGAGTATTTTTGCGGAGATTAATTTTTAGTAATGTGTGTCATGAATGAAAAATTTGAGAATTCTCCGGCACTGATAGTCGGTATCGGGGAGTTGCTGTGGGATGTTCTGCCTGACGGAAAGAAGATAGGTGGTGCGCCATGTAACTTTGCTTATCATGTGTCGCAGTTCGGGCTGCCAGCCATTGGGGTGAGTGCAGTAGGCAATGATGATCTGGGCGAGGAGCTTAAAGCTGCGGTCCTGGCAAGGGATATAGAATGTAATATTGCGGAAGTGGACTATCCCACCGGCACGGTACAGGTGAGCCTTGACGCTGCCGGTGTGCCTTGCTATGATATAAAGGAGGGTGCTGCCTGGGATAATATACCGTTTACTGATGCGCTCCGTGACATTGCGTCGGTGACGCGTGCTGTGAGTTTCGGCTCCCTGGCTCAGCGCAGCGAGGTGTCGCGTGCTACCATAAAGGCATTCCTGGACGCCATGCCTGACGGAGACGGACAATATAAGGTGTTTGACATAAACCTGCGGCTCAGTTTCTATACACCGCAGGTGATATCCGATTCTCTTGCACGCTGCAATGTGCTCAAGATTAATGATGAGGAACTTGAGGTGGTGAGCGGGATGCTCGGCATCAGCGGTGGCAGCCAGCAGGAAAGATGCATTGCATTGCTTGAGAAATATGGACTCAGGACATTGATTCTCACATGCGGAGTGAACGGCAGCTATGTGTTCACCGGTAAGGAGGTGTCGTTTGTGGAGACACCACGTGTGGATGTCGTTGATACCGTAGGTGCCGGCGACTCATTCACAGGGGCGTTTGTGGCAGGAATGCTGAGCGGAATGCCACTGAGAGAAGCCCACAGGCTTGCAGTAGACACATCGGCATATGTGTGCTCGTGTGCAGGTGCCATGCCGAAACTTCCTGACAGCCTTGTAGGAAGGGTGCCGAGGTTATAGACCAGAGGTCTTTCCCCAAGAGCCACGGTCGAGAGAGCGGTAGGCGAGGGCTTCGTAAAGATGATCGCTGAGGATCGGTGATGAGGCTGCCTCCGATATGCTTTTGGTGTCGGTCGGGTCAAAGTGTTCCCGCGTGGCATAGTCAAGGTCGGCTATGGTACGTGCCACTTTCAGGATGCGGTCGTAGGCTCGCGCCGACATGTCGAGGCGGGTCATTGTATCCCTTAGCAGCCGTGTGCACTCCCCGTCGAGTGTGGTGTGGACTGAGAGCAGACGATGGGTCATCTGGGCATTGCAGTGGATATGCCTCTCAAGGGAGAATCTATGGTCCTGGAGCAGTCGTGCTCTAATAACGCGGTCCCTTATGTCGGCACTTGTCTCCGCTGGGTTCTTGTCGATAAGGCTGTCAAACGGCACTGGAAAGATCTCCACCTGTAAGTCAATGCGGTCAAGCAGTGGCCCGGATATGCGGTTGAGGTACTTCTGCACCGCTCCAGGGGAGCATGTGCACTCCTTTGTGGGGTGGTTGTAGTAGCCGCACGGACATGGATTCATGGATGCGACAAGCATAAATCCGGTCGGGTAGTCGATAGTGTATTTGGCGCGTGATATGGTTATGTGCCTGTCCTCCAATGGCTGCCGCATCACTTCGAGGACCTGTCGGGAAAATTCAGGGAATTCGTCCATGAACAGCACGCCGTTATGAGCGAGTGAGATTTCGCCGGGTACAGGGTTGCTCCCTCCGCCGACGAGTGCTACAGGTGATATGGTGTGATGTGGCGACCGGTAAGGGCGTGATGTCATGAGCCGCGAACCGCTTTTGAGACGTCCAGCCACAGAGTGTATCTTGGTGGTCTCAAGAGCCTCGGAGAGAGTGAGTGGCGGCAGTATGGTAGGCAGCCGTTTTGCCATCATTGATTTGCCTGACCCGGGAGGTCCGACAAGCAGTATGTTGTGTCCGCCGGCACAGGCTACCTCAAAAGCACGTTTCACTGGCTTCTGTCCCTTTACCTCGGAGAAATCGCAGTCGAATATTCCGGACGAGCGGGTGAATTCCTGCCGTGTGTTCACGACTGTCGGAGCCAATGAGGATTTCCCTGTGAAAAAATCTATGACTTCCGATAGGGAGCTCACGCCGTAGACATCCAGGTTGTTTACTACAGCAGCTTCCGATACATTTGCCTTAGGGACTATCATCCCTTTGAAGCCGAGTTCACGTGCCTTGATTGCCATGGGTAGCGCACCGCGTATTGGTAGCACAGAGCCGTCCAGTGACAATTCCCCCATTATCATGTAACTTTCCAGCGGGTGGGAGCATCTTATCTGCTCGGTGGCTGCAAGTATGCCTATGGCGATGGGAAGGTCGTAGGCGGCACCCTCTTTGCGCACATCTGCCGGTGACAGGTTGACCACTATGCGTCGGCGCGGCCAGGAGAAGCCGCATTGAGTCATTGCCGATACCACACGCTCGTGGCTCTCCCTGACGGCTGTGTCCGCCATCCCGACGAGCGAGAATGACACCCCTTTGTCGGACGCTACTTCGATGGTTACGATTATGGCGTCTATGCCTTGCACGGCGGCTCCGTAGGTCTTGATAAGCATGTTTGTGTGGTATTAGGTTTGTGTGGTAATTGATATGGCGTATAGATGTGCCTGGTCAGGTAGCTTTTTCCTCTCCGATCACTTCCTGTAGGATTGCGACTGCGGTCTCTACGGAAGGGACATTTAGGAAAGCGAACGACTTCCGCTCATTCCTGTCGCGTATCTGCACACGTCGCGGATGGGAAGTGAGGTAGCCTATGAGGCGTCCGAACATGTCGCTCTGATAGTATGCCTTGTTGCTGTCGTCAACAAAATAGGTGAACATCTTTCCTTGTTTCAGAGCCACTTTCTCGATGCCGAGGCGGCGTGCGAGCCTGCGTAGACGCGGTATGCGGAGCAGTTCGAGAGTCACGTCAGGAATGTTGCCGAAGCGGTCGGTGAGGCGTGAGCGGAATGCCATCAGGTCGCTCTCACGCTCTATGCCGTCGAGTTCCTGATAGAGTGCTATACGCTCGCTTTCTGTCGGCACATAATCGGCAGGCAGGAGGAGTTCCATGTCGCTTTCTATCACGCAGTCGGCTACATATTCCTCATCCGCGCTCTCCAAAGTCTCAGCCTTGTCGAGCCCTGCAAACTCCTGTGTGCGGAGCTCTGTCACAGCTTCCTTGAGAATCTTCTGGTAGGTTTCATATCCGAGGTCGGCAATGAAGCCGCTTTGCTCCGCGCCAAGCAGGTTGCCCGCACCGCGGATATCAAGGTCCTGCATGGCTATGTGGATGCCGCTCCCAAGTTCGCTGAAGCTTTCTATCGCCTGGAGGCGACGTCGGGCTACAGGTGTGAGTGGTATATGAGGCGGCACAAGCAGATAGCAGAAAGCCTTGCGGTTGCTGCGCCCTACACGTCCTCGCAGCTGATGGAGCTCGGATAGTCCGAAGTTCTGAGCGTTGTTGACTATTATGGTGTTGACGTTTGGCATGTCTATGCCGCTCTCTATTATAGTGGTGGCTATGAGCACATCATAGTCATGGTTGGCGAAGTCGATGATGACCTTCTCAAGCTGCTCGGGGGGGAGCTGTCCGTGTCCCACTATTACACGAGCATCAGGCACGAGGCGTTTCACCTGTGCTTCGAGATCGTAGAGCCCTTCGATGCGGTTGTTGACTATGAACACCTGTCCGTTGCGTGACAGCTCGAAGTTGACAGCCTCGCTTATGATGTCGTCGTTCCCGGCGTTGACCGAGGTGATGATCGGATACCGGTTGGGAGGAGGGGTGTTGATGGATGATAGGTCGCGGGCACCCATCAGGGAGAATTGTAGAGTGCGTGGAATCGGTGTCGCACTCATGGTGAGGGTGTCGACATTTGTCTTTAGCTGCTTGAGTTTCTCTTTTACGGCAACGCCAAATTTCTGCTCCTCGTCGATAATAAGGAGCCCGAGATCTTTGAACCGCACCTCCTTGCCTATTATCTTGTGGGTGCCTATCAGTATATCGATCTTTCCTTCGGCGAGATTGCTTACTATCTCTTTGACCTGTTTGGCTGTGCGTGCGCGTGACAGGTAGTCCACTCGCACAGGCAGTTCCTTGAGCCGTTCGGAGAATGTCCGGAAATGCTGATAGGCAAGTACGGTTGTGGGGACGAGCACTGCGGTCTGCTTGCCGTCGACCGCAGCCTTGAATGCGGCTCGTATAGCCACTTCGGTCTTTCCGAATCCAACATCGCCGCATATGAGACGGTCCATGGGTTTCGGGCTCTCCATATCGGCTTTCACGGCTCTGGTGGCAGTCAGCTGGTCAGGGGTGTCTTCGTAGATGAATGAGGCCTCAAGCTCTTGTTGCAGGTAGCTGTCAGGGGCGAAAGCATGCCCTTGCTCCTCTTTTCGTGCGGCATAGAGCCGGATGAGGTCGCGGGCTATGTCCTTCAGCTTGCTTTTGGTCCGTTCTTTCAGCTTGTTCCATGCCCCGGTGCCGAGTTTGTTGATTTTAGGGGGCACACCCTCCTTGCCACGGTATTTGGCAAGCTTGTGCAGCGCGTGTATGGATACGAAGATTATGTCGTCGTTGGCATATACGAGCTTTATCATCTCCTGTGTGCGTCCGTTGACATTTGTGCGTAGGAGTCCGGCGAATCGGCCCACGCCGTGGTCGACATGCACTATGTAGTCGCCCGGCTCTATCGCACTCAGTTCTTTGAGCGACAGAGCGAGCTTGCCCGAGCGGGCGCGGTCACTTTTAAGTGTGTACTTGTGGAAACGGTCGAATATCTGATGGTCCGTGAACACGCACATCCTGAGCCCCTTGTCGCTGAACCCTTCATGTAATGTGGGCAGGACAGGGGAGAATGATATGGTGGAGTTGCCCCGGTCGGCAAATATTGCATTGAGACGTTCGATCTGTTTCTCGCTGTCGCTTAGTATATATATAGTGTAGCCGTCATTTATGAATTGTGTGAAGGAGTCGGCTATGAGGTCGAAGTTCTTGTGGTAGATAATCTGGGGAGAGCATCCGAAGTCGATGCTTGCTCCTGCCTCGGTGTCGGGGCGGGCTCCGGATGTGAATCGCAGCTGACGGAATCCTGCAAACTGACGGCTGAACTCATCGGCGTCGACCACCTGGTTCATAGCCGCAGAGTCACCTTCGCCTGCTATAAGTGCGCTTTGTGAGAAGTCTTCGCCTGCGATGGCACGTATGCGGCTCACAGTATAGTCGGCATCGCGCACCACAAACAGTGTCGAACTGTCGATGTAGTCAAGCAATGATCCGCCCGACGAGCTTTCCGAGGCTATGCCCGAGGTGATCGATACCTCGTTAAGTTTCTGCTCCGATAGCTGTGTCTCGATATTGAAGAGACGGATAGAGTCAATTTCGTCACCGAAGAAGTCGATGCGAAGCGGGAGTTCATTGCTGTAGCCGAATATGTCGAGAATGGAGCCTCGGGAGGCAAACTGTCCAGGCTCATACACATAGTCCACTTCGGAAAAACCGTTGCCTCTCAGCCATTTTATGATGTCTGTGAGGTCATATTCCCCTCCCGAGACAAGGTGGATGGTGTGCTCGTCGATGGTCCTGCGCGATGCGACCTTCTCAGCCAACGCCTCGGGATATGTGACCACATATTGAGGTGCTGAGTCCAAGTGCCAGCGGTTGAGAGCTTCGGTGCGGAGTATCTGTGAGGGAGGGTCGACCTGTCCGTACTTTATGTCACGCTTGTAGCCCGACGGGAACATAGCCACCTTTTCTTCGCCTATTATTCTCGTTAGGTCGTGATAGATATAGCCGGCATCGTCGAGCGAGTCAGCCACGACAACAGTGGGAGCTTTGCGGGCAGGCATGGCTCCGAGCATCATAGCGGGAGCTGACCCGGCAAGATTGTATACCGAGATTATCCTGGTGCGGCTGCCGAGGGCTTTCCTGAGGGCTTCGCCGCGAGGTGAGGAAAGGATTTTTTCGCTGAGTTCCTGGAGGGTCATTGTGTTTGCCGGAATGGCAAATTACGGGTGAATTATAGAGTTGTAGCGAGGTGTGGTTAGCACCGTTACGGCGGTATCGACGGTCTGGTCGTTGCGGAGCGAGTTGATGATCTCGCCTTTCTGATGATAATATCTGCTCACGATTTCTCCTGCAAGATAAGGGGAGATGTTCTTGCGGTTGATGTCAAGGTCATGGTTGAGGTCATGTTTCATCATTCCGGCAAGCACATCGAACTGAGCTTTGGTCGAGTCGTTCATGTATCCTTCTGCTTCGGCTATCTTTCGAAGCTGGTCTACCGCGCTTTCACACACCTTATCGTAGTTGAAGCGTGCAGGGTCGATGAATTTTTTGAACTCCTCGTAGATGGTATCGGTGATCTCGAATTCCTCGGGAGCTGGTATGCTGCTATGGGTGGCGGCATAACGGTTGGCGAAATCGAAAGCCCAATTGTCGCGCACCACATTGTAGGTGAGACGGTTCACTTCGGGCAATTCAATCTTTATGTCGGGTGTGATGCCTCCGCCGTCACGCACCTCTCGTCCGCCGGCTGTGTGGAACACGGTGGTCAGCGAGTCGGGGATTCGCGCCACTGTGCCGTCGGGGTTGCGGTGGGAGTAGTCGATCGCCTGTATGAGCCTGCCCGAGGGTATGTAGTATTTTGCTATGGTGACTTTGAGGAGGCCGTCGTAAGGGAGCTGGCGGGTGGATTGCACGAGTCCTTTCCCGAACGAGCGGTTGCCTATCACAACACCTCGGTCAAGGTCCTGGATGGCTCCGGTCACGATTTCGGAAGCTGATGCCGATGCGCCGTCAATGAGCACGGCAAGAGGAATCTTAGTATCCACTGGAGCCACAGATGTCTTGTAGACCTTCTCGTTAAGCACACCTTTGCCACGAGTGTTAAGCACGGTGGTCCCTTTCGGAAGGAAGAGTCCGAGTATCTGCACCGCGCTTTCAACGAGTCCGCCACCGTTGCTGCGGAGGTCGAGAACTATGCCTTTGGCTCCGTCCTTGATGAGTTTTTCGAGGGCTTCCCGCACTTCGGGATAGCTTTTCTCGGAGAATGTGTTGAGGCTTATGTAGCCCACATTGTCCTTGAGCATACCGTAGTAAGGCACGGACGGTATCTGAATCTTTGCACGCTTGATGTCAAACGAAAGTATGGAATCCTTTACATAAGGGCGGTTGACCAGTACACGCAGCATGGTGCCGTTCTGTCCCTTAAGATGCTCGCTTACCTTGGAGGATTTCCATCCTGCCACCGAGTCGGAGTCGATCATCACTATTAGGTCGCCCGGACGGAGGCCTGCGCGCTGTGCCGGGCTCCCC
The sequence above is drawn from the Duncaniella freteri genome and encodes:
- a CDS encoding S41 family peptidase, which translates into the protein MKKLTLFAAALIVLSMLASAATRSKKSDISRNLDIFNSLYKELQTFYVDSIDAEKSINTAIAAMLNDIDPYTEYIPAKEQEQFRTMTTGEYGGIGSVIQETPRGVIIADPYEGSPAQRAGLRPGDLIVMIDSDSVAGWKSSKVSEHLKGQNGTMLRVLVNRPYVKDSILSFDIKRAKIQIPSVPYYGMLKDNVGYISLNTFSEKSYPEVREALEKLIKDGAKGIVLDLRSNGGGLVESAVQILGLFLPKGTTVLNTRGKGVLNEKVYKTSVAPVDTKIPLAVLIDGASASASEIVTGAIQDLDRGVVIGNRSFGKGLVQSTRQLPYDGLLKVTIAKYYIPSGRLIQAIDYSHRNPDGTVARIPDSLTTVFHTAGGREVRDGGGITPDIKIELPEVNRLTYNVVRDNWAFDFANRYAATHSSIPAPEEFEITDTIYEEFKKFIDPARFNYDKVCESAVDQLRKIAEAEGYMNDSTKAQFDVLAGMMKHDLNHDLDINRKNISPYLAGEIVSRYYHQKGEIINSLRNDQTVDTAVTVLTTPRYNSIIHP
- the mfd gene encoding transcription-repair coupling factor, producing MTLQELSEKILSSPRGEALRKALGSRTRIISVYNLAGSAPAMMLGAMPARKAPTVVVADSLDDAGYIYHDLTRIIGEEKVAMFPSGYKRDIKYGQVDPPSQILRTEALNRWHLDSAPQYVVTYPEALAEKVASRRTIDEHTIHLVSGGEYDLTDIIKWLRGNGFSEVDYVYEPGQFASRGSILDIFGYSNELPLRIDFFGDEIDSIRLFNIETQLSEQKLNEVSITSGIASESSSGGSLLDYIDSSTLFVVRDADYTVSRIRAIAGEDFSQSALIAGEGDSAAMNQVVDADEFSRQFAGFRQLRFTSGARPDTEAGASIDFGCSPQIIYHKNFDLIADSFTQFINDGYTIYILSDSEKQIERLNAIFADRGNSTISFSPVLPTLHEGFSDKGLRMCVFTDHQIFDRFHKYTLKSDRARSGKLALSLKELSAIEPGDYIVHVDHGVGRFAGLLRTNVNGRTQEMIKLVYANDDIIFVSIHALHKLAKYRGKEGVPPKINKLGTGAWNKLKERTKSKLKDIARDLIRLYAARKEEQGHAFAPDSYLQQELEASFIYEDTPDQLTATRAVKADMESPKPMDRLICGDVGFGKTEVAIRAAFKAAVDGKQTAVLVPTTVLAYQHFRTFSERLKELPVRVDYLSRARTAKQVKEIVSNLAEGKIDILIGTHKIIGKEVRFKDLGLLIIDEEQKFGVAVKEKLKQLKTNVDTLTMSATPIPRTLQFSLMGARDLSSINTPPPNRYPIITSVNAGNDDIISEAVNFELSRNGQVFIVNNRIEGLYDLEAQVKRLVPDARVIVGHGQLPPEQLEKVIIDFANHDYDVLIATTIIESGIDMPNVNTIIVNNAQNFGLSELHQLRGRVGRSNRKAFCYLLVPPHIPLTPVARRRLQAIESFSELGSGIHIAMQDLDIRGAGNLLGAEQSGFIADLGYETYQKILKEAVTELRTQEFAGLDKAETLESADEEYVADCVIESDMELLLPADYVPTESERIALYQELDGIERESDLMAFRSRLTDRFGNIPDVTLELLRIPRLRRLARRLGIEKVALKQGKMFTYFVDDSNKAYYQSDMFGRLIGYLTSHPRRVQIRDRNERKSFAFLNVPSVETAVAILQEVIGEEKAT
- a CDS encoding TonB-dependent receptor — its product is MKKLSIFIAIMLLSLQSVCAQNIFKAKIIDGDCGETLIGATAILQGSNKGAMSDAEGIVTITGIPDGTHTIIFSCTGFETERKKFTFPLQSPDKTVIISLEEEENELEEVVVTATRGTRTFNDLPTRVEFIGSEELEEKSLMKPGDIRMLLSESTGIQTQQTSAISGNSLIKIQGLDGKYTQILKDGFPVFSGAAAGLGLLQTPPLDLKQVEIIKGSSSTLYGGGAIAGLVNLVSKTPEEKRDFQVQLNGTTAKGLDVNTFYSQRFNKAGTTVFASYNRNWAYDPSDVGFTAIPEFDRFTLNPTIFLYPSENTIASLGIEAMIEDRLGGDIHYIKHGHTSDHPYFEKNSSQRYSSRLNVKHKLNGNSSLNVKNSVTLFRRRLEIPDYRFKGDQWSSFSELSYINTREKCEWIAGANAWTEHFDEKQLTSIPARDFSLNTFGAFVQNTVNISENMVIESGLRGDYVHDYGFAILPRISALYRFNNKFSTRIGGGFGYKPPSIFSEESERLQYENVLPIDKEFNKLERSYGANLDFNYRTSIADGRVLFTVNQLFFYTYLRHPLELKKESDGLYRFYNIAGNMNSKGAETNVKVMYSDFSLFLGYTYTDARIKENGMNHRKTLTPKHRLNSMLMYEVEDSWRIGYELYYVGEQHLTDGLMGKDYVTMGFMIQKIWDKFSIYANFENFTDRRQTRFDTIYTGSISNPEFRDIYAPLDGFVANAGIILKF
- a CDS encoding carbohydrate kinase family protein — its product is MNEKFENSPALIVGIGELLWDVLPDGKKIGGAPCNFAYHVSQFGLPAIGVSAVGNDDLGEELKAAVLARDIECNIAEVDYPTGTVQVSLDAAGVPCYDIKEGAAWDNIPFTDALRDIASVTRAVSFGSLAQRSEVSRATIKAFLDAMPDGDGQYKVFDINLRLSFYTPQVISDSLARCNVLKINDEELEVVSGMLGISGGSQQERCIALLEKYGLRTLILTCGVNGSYVFTGKEVSFVETPRVDVVDTVGAGDSFTGAFVAGMLSGMPLREAHRLAVDTSAYVCSCAGAMPKLPDSLVGRVPRL
- a CDS encoding YifB family Mg chelatase-like AAA ATPase; this encodes MLIKTYGAAVQGIDAIIVTIEVASDKGVSFSLVGMADTAVRESHERVVSAMTQCGFSWPRRRIVVNLSPADVRKEGAAYDLPIAIGILAATEQIRCSHPLESYMIMGELSLDGSVLPIRGALPMAIKARELGFKGMIVPKANVSEAAVVNNLDVYGVSSLSEVIDFFTGKSSLAPTVVNTRQEFTRSSGIFDCDFSEVKGQKPVKRAFEVACAGGHNILLVGPPGSGKSMMAKRLPTILPPLTLSEALETTKIHSVAGRLKSGSRLMTSRPYRSPHHTISPVALVGGGSNPVPGEISLAHNGVLFMDEFPEFSRQVLEVMRQPLEDRHITISRAKYTIDYPTGFMLVASMNPCPCGYYNHPTKECTCSPGAVQKYLNRISGPLLDRIDLQVEIFPVPFDSLIDKNPAETSADIRDRVIRARLLQDHRFSLERHIHCNAQMTHRLLSVHTTLDGECTRLLRDTMTRLDMSARAYDRILKVARTIADLDYATREHFDPTDTKSISEAASSPILSDHLYEALAYRSLDRGSWGKTSGL